A DNA window from Methylobacterium sp. NMS14P contains the following coding sequences:
- a CDS encoding ABC transporter permease, with the protein MLAFTFRRVLVALAVALTVSVASFLLLHLSGDLATAIAGPEATGPQIAQIRQDYGLDQPLLTQFLTWGWRALHLDFGNSFYFRESVIDLLAARLPITLYLGIIALAVALFVAIPLGVVAAVKRDTWIDRTALAVSVLGQAMPSFWFGLTLILIFSVNLRWLPVSGNATWKNFVLPAIALGYYAMPAVMRLTRNGMLEVLASDYVRTARAKGLPPRKILVRHALRNAVIPVIALSAVQFGFMLGGSIVIEAVFSLQGLGQLAWESIARNDFPVVQAIVLVLAMIYIGLTLAADLLNAFLDPRLRQS; encoded by the coding sequence ATGCTGGCCTTCACGTTCCGGCGCGTGCTGGTCGCCCTGGCGGTGGCCCTCACGGTCTCGGTGGCGAGCTTCCTGCTCCTCCACCTCTCGGGTGACCTCGCCACGGCCATCGCGGGCCCGGAGGCCACCGGGCCGCAGATCGCGCAGATCCGCCAGGATTACGGCCTCGACCAACCGCTGCTGACACAGTTCCTCACCTGGGGCTGGCGGGCTTTGCACCTCGACTTCGGCAACTCCTTCTATTTCCGCGAGAGCGTGATCGACCTGCTGGCCGCCCGCCTGCCGATCACCCTCTATCTCGGCATCATCGCGCTGGCCGTCGCGCTGTTCGTGGCGATCCCCCTCGGCGTCGTCGCCGCGGTGAAGCGGGACACGTGGATCGACCGGACGGCGCTCGCCGTCTCGGTGCTCGGCCAGGCGATGCCGAGCTTCTGGTTCGGCCTGACGCTGATCCTGATCTTCTCCGTCAACCTCCGCTGGCTGCCGGTCTCGGGCAACGCCACGTGGAAGAACTTCGTCCTGCCGGCGATCGCGCTCGGCTACTACGCGATGCCCGCCGTGATGCGGCTCACCCGCAACGGCATGCTGGAGGTGCTGGCCTCCGACTACGTCCGCACCGCCCGCGCCAAGGGGCTGCCGCCCCGAAAAATCCTGGTGCGGCACGCCCTGCGCAACGCCGTGATCCCGGTGATCGCCCTGTCGGCGGTGCAGTTCGGCTTCATGCTCGGCGGCTCGATCGTGATCGAGGCGGTGTTCTCGCTCCAGGGCCTCGGGCAGCTCGCCTGGGAATCGATCGCCCGCAACGACTTCCCCGTCGTCCAGGCGATCGTGCTGGTGCTCGCCATGATCTACATCGGCCTGACGCTGGCGGCCGATCTCCTGAACGCCTTCCTCGACCCGCGCCTGCGCCAGTCGTGA
- a CDS encoding ABC transporter permease: MSLPPDTAALAAPALPPDAPIALAPVPSPTRLILRRGLRHTGFLIGAGILGLIVLAALAAPLIAPHDPYAQDVSRRLIPPVWQAKGSWEHVLGTEKLGRDYLSRLLYGGQISLLIGISAALISGLIGTTLGLCAGYFGGWVDSVVSYIVTTRLAMPVVLVALAMAALVGGSLKVVVLVLGFLLWDRFAVVTRAATQQIRNQDFVSAARAAGLTDLRIIRQEILPNIMNALIVVATLEMAHAILLEAALSFLGLGVQPPLPSWGLMIAEGKQYMFFQPWVITIPGVALLLLVLAINLLGDGLRDITAPEARH, from the coding sequence ATGAGCCTCCCCCCCGACACGGCGGCGCTCGCCGCCCCCGCCCTGCCCCCGGACGCGCCGATCGCGCTGGCGCCGGTCCCCTCCCCCACCCGCCTGATCCTGCGGCGGGGCCTGCGCCACACCGGCTTCCTGATCGGGGCCGGGATCCTCGGGCTGATCGTGCTGGCAGCGCTCGCCGCCCCGCTCATCGCGCCGCACGACCCCTATGCGCAGGACGTGTCGCGCCGCCTGATCCCGCCGGTCTGGCAGGCCAAGGGCAGCTGGGAGCACGTGCTCGGCACCGAAAAGCTCGGCCGCGACTACCTGAGCCGCCTGCTCTACGGCGGCCAGATCTCGCTGCTGATCGGGATCTCGGCGGCGCTGATCTCCGGGCTGATCGGCACGACGCTCGGGCTGTGCGCCGGCTATTTCGGCGGCTGGGTCGACTCGGTGGTGAGCTACATCGTGACCACGCGGCTGGCCATGCCGGTGGTGCTGGTGGCGCTCGCCATGGCGGCCCTCGTCGGCGGCTCGCTGAAGGTGGTGGTGCTGGTGCTGGGCTTCCTGCTCTGGGACCGCTTCGCCGTGGTGACCCGGGCCGCCACCCAGCAGATCCGCAACCAGGATTTCGTCTCGGCCGCCCGCGCCGCGGGGCTCACGGACCTGCGGATCATCCGCCAGGAGATCCTGCCCAACATCATGAACGCGCTGATCGTCGTGGCGACCCTGGAGATGGCCCACGCGATCCTGCTGGAGGCCGCCCTGTCGTTCCTCGGGCTCGGCGTGCAGCCGCCCCTGCCCTCCTGGGGCCTGATGATCGCCGAGGGCAAGCAGTACATGTTCTTCCAGCCCTGGGTGATCACCATCCCGGGTGTGGCGC